In the genome of Candidatus Delongbacteria bacterium, the window AAAGTAAATATTATCCCAAATCAGAATTATATGTCAAGAGCATGGTTAGTTTCAGATTATAGTGTAGAGACAGACAATTCAAAAATTGTAGAACAACTTCTTAATCCTGATTTTGATTTTAGAAATAAAATTATACTATCTGAAGAGCCAAAAACTATATTCGATAAATCTTCAGATGATATGGGAGAAGTCAAATCCTATACTTGGGATGGTAATGAATGCATCATCTCTGTAAATATGAATAATGATGGATACCTTTTTGTTTCAGATAATTATATGCCTTATTGGAAAGTGAAAGACCAAAATGGTGTTGAACATCAAATTATAAGGGCTAACTTGACTTATAGAGCGATTCCTCTAATGAAGGGTAGTTATGATCTTAGGTTTAGTTACGAATCACCGTCTTATATTATTGGAAAATATTTGACATTTGCCGGTCTTTTGATTACAATTCTAACCTTTATCTTTGATGTAAAAAGTAGAAGAAAGGAGAGATTGAATGGTGGAAATTAAAAGAGAGTTCGATATAAAAGAGCTAAAACATTTCAGTACCGGTAAAGTCCGTGAGATTTATGAAATTGATGATGATAAGCTACTTATTATCACCACTGATAGAATCTCTGCTTTCGATGTGATCATGAATGATCCTATTCCTAAGAAAGGTGAGATATTAACTCAAATTGCAAATTTCTGGTTTGAAAAGTTTGGTCATGTTGTAAAAAACCACATTATTTCTACAGAACCTGAAAAAGATTATCCTATACTTGCTCCTTACTCTGACAAGTTAAAAGGAAGATCAATAGTTGTTACTAAATGCAAAGCTCTTCCAGTTGAAGCGATTGTAAGAGGTTATCTTGCTGGATCTGGTTTAAAAGAGTATAGAAAAACTCAAACAGTTTGTGGAATTCCCCTTCCTGAAGGTCTTGTAAATTCTTCAAAACTTCCGGAACCTATTTTTACACCTTCCACAAAAGCTGAGCAGGGTTTACATGATGAAAATATCTCATTTGAGAAGATGGTCGAGATTGTAGGAAAGGAACTTGCTGAGAAAGTAAGAGATGTAAGTATACAACTTTACAAGGAAGCTAGTTCATACGCTCTATCGAAAGGAATTATTATTGCTGATACAAAATTTGAGTTTGGACTTTTAAATGATGAGCTGATTTTGATTGATGAAGTTTTGACTCCTGATTCTTCAAGATTCTGGCCACTGGATAAATATGAAGAAGGTAAAAGTCAAACAAGTTTTGATAAGCAATATCTGAGAGACTATTTAGAAGAACTAAATGATAAAGGCGAGTGGAACATGGATTATCCAGCACCAGAGCTTCCTAAGATAGTTCTGGATGTTACTAGTGATAAATACAATGAAGTTCTTACTAGGCTAAAAGGTTAAAATTATATTTTTTTAAGTTGATTTTTCTTTCAAAATTTACTTATTTATTATAACGTACTAATCGGTTTTGAATTAAGAGTTCAAAACCGATTTTCCCTGTAAATAAAACGATTAAAAGAGGTAATTCGATGGAATTCAATATAAAAAAAGAAGATGGTATTGTGACAGTAAATATCAATGGTAATTTGGTAGGTAATAATAATAATGAACTGAATTCAGAATTGCAGAAACTAATCGAAGAAGATTCAATTAAAATTATATTAAACTTAAAAAATGTAGCTCAGTTGGACAGCTATGCTTTAGGTGTGCTAGCTTCCAGTGGAAGTGAGATTCAGAATAAGGGCGGAGATCTTAAATTCGCAGAACTTCAACCGTTTGTTTCAACTCTTTTCAAAATGATGAGGATGAATGATCTTTTTGATATTTATGAGACTTACGAAGAAGCACTTTCGGCGATAAAAAAATGATTTCAGGCCCTCAAAGAGGGCTTTTTTAATGAGTACAGATGTTATTATCAATGTTTTTGGAAAACCCTGGCAGACACTTTTAACAATTTATAGTCTGATGGAATTTTCAGCTTCCTATGTAGATAAAATATTTTTGATTTTTGAGCCGGTAGAAATTATTAATGATGACACTTCGTTTGATTTTAGAGAATTAGTTTTAAAAAATCTCGGTGTATATAAAGACAAAGCTGTTTCATATGTTCCAAAGTTTTGGTTTAGATCAGATATTCCTATAGAATATAACAAACTTCAAGATCCCAGATACAGGCATTCTATCAGATATCAGTATGGAATCGAGAGATCAAAATCTAGTTTAATTTTTCTAAGTCATAATGATTGTAAATATACTGGTGATATTATTGGTAAAATGCTTGAGAATATATCGGATTACGATGGAATTGGCTCGATAGGTCAATGTTGGAACTGTCCTGCAAGTTGGGAAAACCTATGTAATTCTGAAAATTATGAGAACTATAAACCAAATTACAACGAGCTTAGAGAATTATATTGGGAATCTATCCCTCCTGAAGAAATGGTAAAAAGACCTTATCATTCTCCTGATTTTAACAAGACTATTATTGATAGCCCTTGGCCATTACCTGAATGTCGAATAAATGAATGGGCTACTCTTATCAAACGTGATGTATTACTAGATAATGATATTCCTTTTGGTAGTAAATGGGGCGAGATTACAGTTTTTGATACTGGTGTGGAATGGTTTCGAAGAGCTTGCCATAGAGGGTATAGATTTCTAAATTTTGATATCTATCAATATGTAAATCACACTGCAGGAAGACCTGTGATGCTTGATAAAAACCTGTACAATCAGAAAGAAAATTATGCAAAAAATGAACTTATAAATAAATATGGATTGAAATTATGAAAGCGATAATCCTTCTGTTTCCTTTTTTCCTGCTTTTTGGAAAATCCTATAATACGACCTATTATGACACTCTTTTTATCAAGGCTTCTGCTGCAAGATTTGATCATCAGTATATGGTGGAACCTGCTAGAGAGGAAATCATCAAATTGCAAGATGATATTTTACCATTCCTTGTTACAAAAATTAATACTGAACAACCTAGAGAGTATCATGCACTTAGGGAGATTTTCAGGAAAATAGATGGCAAAAAATTGTATAAATTTTTAGAGCCTGAGCTTAAAAAGTGTGATAGAGAGACTTTCTATTCTGCAAGTTATTTCCTTGGAAGGACAGGAGATAAAGATTTAGCAGAAAAATTGTTACCTTTTCTAGATCATGATTCATCATACATAGTAATATCGACTATCAAAGCTCTAGGTGAATTACGGGATAGTACCGCAGTTGAAAATCTGGTAAAATTATCTACAAATGAGGACATGAAAGTAAGATGGGCTGTGGCAGCAACTTCAGGATTATCAGGAGGATTAGAAGCAGTAAAACTTCTAGTTTCACTTTTAGAAGATAATTCTCAATTGGTGTCCCATACGTCATTCTTCTTTTTAGATAGATTATTGAAAGAAAATCCAGCTTATACAAGATTCATTG includes:
- a CDS encoding STAS domain-containing protein, whose amino-acid sequence is MEFNIKKEDGIVTVNINGNLVGNNNNELNSELQKLIEEDSIKIILNLKNVAQLDSYALGVLASSGSEIQNKGGDLKFAELQPFVSTLFKMMRMNDLFDIYETYEEALSAIKK
- a CDS encoding phosphoribosylaminoimidazolesuccinocarboxamide synthase, which codes for MVEIKREFDIKELKHFSTGKVREIYEIDDDKLLIITTDRISAFDVIMNDPIPKKGEILTQIANFWFEKFGHVVKNHIISTEPEKDYPILAPYSDKLKGRSIVVTKCKALPVEAIVRGYLAGSGLKEYRKTQTVCGIPLPEGLVNSSKLPEPIFTPSTKAEQGLHDENISFEKMVEIVGKELAEKVRDVSIQLYKEASSYALSKGIIIADTKFEFGLLNDELILIDEVLTPDSSRFWPLDKYEEGKSQTSFDKQYLRDYLEELNDKGEWNMDYPAPELPKIVLDVTSDKYNEVLTRLKG
- a CDS encoding HEAT repeat domain-containing protein, yielding MKAIILLFPFFLLFGKSYNTTYYDTLFIKASAARFDHQYMVEPAREEIIKLQDDILPFLVTKINTEQPREYHALREIFRKIDGKKLYKFLEPELKKCDRETFYSASYFLGRTGDKDLAEKLLPFLDHDSSYIVISTIKALGELRDSTAVENLVKLSTNEDMKVRWAVAATSGLSGGLEAVKLLVSLLEDNSQLVSHTSFFFLDRLLKENPAYTRFIDTGNELKRTIIKKYEGIDFKTESEFMKFYGVAK